One part of the Terriglobales bacterium genome encodes these proteins:
- a CDS encoding epoxide hydrolase encodes MAIEPFKINISDAALSDLKERLIRTRWPDAIPHSGWAYGLDLAYMHTIRDYWLNRFDWRRHEAEWNKLPHYRFQADGLQVHFIHVHGRGPRPLPILLTHGWPGSFIEMLRVVPLLTDPQAFGAGPNDSFDVVVPSLPGFGFSGRPEQPGMNTFKIAGIWVKLMQELGYPKFLAQGGDFGANVSTVLAWKHKEHVLGLHLNYIPGSYHPYVDVAESPMTEEELRSQVEDARWFEEKGGYCTVQNTQPQTLAFALHDSPMGLAAWLIDKFRDWSDCDGDVERRFSKDDLLANVSLYWLTETTGSSMRLYFERRQAPLHFGKGERISTPTAVARFPKEEPFPVRSWVERVYDIARWTTMPKGGHFAAWEEPELLVQDIREFARQFRARS; translated from the coding sequence ATGGCAATCGAACCTTTTAAAATCAATATCTCTGACGCAGCGCTCTCCGATCTCAAAGAGCGCCTGATCCGGACCCGGTGGCCGGACGCGATACCGCATTCGGGATGGGCCTATGGCCTCGATCTCGCCTACATGCACACCATTCGCGACTACTGGCTGAACCGCTTCGATTGGCGCCGGCATGAAGCGGAGTGGAACAAGCTGCCTCATTACCGCTTTCAGGCCGACGGGCTGCAAGTTCACTTCATCCATGTCCACGGACGCGGCCCTCGCCCTCTGCCTATCCTGCTCACCCACGGCTGGCCCGGATCGTTTATCGAGATGTTGAGGGTGGTGCCGCTGCTCACAGATCCACAGGCCTTCGGAGCAGGCCCGAATGATTCATTCGACGTTGTCGTCCCTTCGTTGCCAGGCTTCGGCTTTTCCGGCCGGCCCGAACAGCCAGGAATGAATACCTTCAAGATCGCCGGGATTTGGGTAAAGCTGATGCAGGAACTCGGTTACCCGAAGTTCCTCGCGCAGGGCGGCGACTTCGGCGCAAATGTTTCCACCGTCCTTGCCTGGAAGCACAAGGAGCACGTGCTCGGTCTTCACTTGAACTACATCCCGGGTTCGTACCACCCCTACGTGGATGTGGCCGAGTCGCCCATGACGGAAGAAGAACTCCGGTCTCAAGTGGAGGACGCCCGCTGGTTCGAAGAAAAGGGAGGATACTGCACCGTACAAAACACTCAACCGCAAACCCTGGCGTTTGCCCTGCATGACTCGCCCATGGGCCTGGCAGCGTGGCTGATTGATAAGTTCCGCGACTGGTCAGACTGCGACGGCGACGTGGAGCGCCGGTTCAGCAAAGACGACTTGCTGGCCAACGTGAGCTTGTATTGGCTCACCGAAACCACGGGCTCTTCCATGCGCCTGTACTTTGAACGCCGCCAGGCTCCTTTGCACTTCGGCAAAGGGGAGAGGATTTCTACTCCCACCGCCGTAGCCAGGTTCCCGAAAGAAGAGCCGTTCCCGGTCAGAAGCTGGGTCGAACGGGTTTACGATATTGCCCGCTGGACAACCATGCCCAAAGGAGGCCACTTCGCAGCCTGGGAGGAGCCGGAGTTGCTGGTCCAGGATATTCGGGAATTTGCGCGGCAGTTTCGGGCGCGTTCTTAA
- the secF gene encoding protein translocase subunit SecF, producing MEFFKNTNIDFLGKKWYFLAFSLVFSIAGVLSIMFWHHIPLGVEFNGGTQVDVKFASTPDLDLIRKDLDRAGLHDPRLQPYGLAANHEVLITLSQKETSEAALDQGEKQIIQALTSNAPQDKLDLNNSNRDSIADALVKRDPLHLGVTVGGRYQAEAQKIVDYRDKVKGGVLNSLDELKTVTSPEVVSALQNDFFLSNFGVRGVEIVGPQVGAQLRKQAILAVLYSLAGMLVYLWFRFELIYGVAAVVAVFHDTLITIGAFSLTNQEISLTVIAAILTLIGYSMNDTIVVFDRIRENVKLMRRENLAEIVNKSINQTLSRTILTSGLTFLTVLSLYLFGGEVLKGFSFALVVGILIGTYSSIAIAAPMLVAYQEWRISRSGRRLEPVAIDSGRKEKVRVKA from the coding sequence GTGGAATTTTTTAAGAATACCAACATAGATTTTCTCGGCAAGAAGTGGTACTTCCTGGCCTTTTCGCTGGTCTTCAGCATAGCCGGCGTGCTCTCAATCATGTTCTGGCACCACATCCCCCTGGGGGTGGAATTTAACGGCGGTACCCAGGTGGATGTGAAGTTTGCCAGTACGCCCGATCTGGACTTGATCCGCAAAGATCTGGATCGTGCCGGCCTGCACGACCCCCGCCTGCAGCCTTATGGTCTCGCGGCCAACCACGAGGTCCTGATTACTTTGTCGCAGAAAGAAACCAGCGAAGCAGCCCTTGACCAGGGCGAAAAACAAATCATTCAAGCGCTGACCAGCAATGCTCCCCAGGACAAGCTGGACCTCAATAACTCAAACCGGGACAGTATTGCCGACGCGCTCGTCAAGCGTGACCCGCTGCACCTGGGCGTCACTGTTGGCGGGCGCTACCAGGCTGAGGCGCAGAAGATTGTAGATTACCGTGACAAGGTAAAGGGCGGCGTGTTGAACAGCCTGGACGAACTGAAAACTGTAACGTCTCCTGAAGTCGTGAGCGCTTTGCAGAATGACTTTTTCCTCTCAAATTTTGGCGTGCGCGGCGTGGAAATTGTAGGCCCGCAGGTAGGCGCCCAGCTTCGGAAGCAGGCAATATTGGCGGTCCTGTATTCGCTGGCCGGAATGCTGGTGTACCTATGGTTCCGCTTTGAATTGATTTATGGCGTGGCTGCGGTGGTGGCGGTTTTTCACGATACTTTAATCACCATCGGCGCTTTCTCCTTGACGAATCAAGAGATTAGTCTTACGGTTATTGCCGCCATCCTTACGTTGATCGGCTACTCCATGAACGACACGATTGTGGTCTTTGACCGCATCCGTGAAAACGTGAAGCTGATGCGGCGTGAGAATTTGGCAGAGATTGTTAATAAAAGCATCAATCAGACCCTGAGCCGGACAATCCTGACCTCAGGGCTGACGTTCTTGACCGTGCTTTCACTGTATCTCTTTGGGGGTGAGGTACTTAAGGGTTTTTCTTTCGCTCTGGTGGTAGGAATCCTGATTGGTACTTACTCCTCGATTGCCATTGCGGCACCCATGCTGGTGGCCTATCAAGAGTGGCGCATTAGCCGATCTGGAAGACGCCTGGAGCCTGTGGCCATTGATTCCGGGCGCAAAGAAAAGGTTCGAGTCAAGGCGTAA
- the yajC gene encoding preprotein translocase subunit YajC, producing the protein MEISQVIAMLQAPGGGAGIYTFLPVVAMLVFAYLILILPQQRRQKKWQAMLDGLKTGDKVITSGGLRGTVIALKEDAVHLRVPPDNLRIEVSKSSVVSLAQGEESEKK; encoded by the coding sequence ATGGAAATTTCGCAGGTTATCGCAATGTTACAGGCGCCGGGAGGCGGTGCCGGCATCTATACCTTTCTGCCGGTTGTCGCCATGCTGGTGTTTGCTTATTTAATTTTGATTCTTCCGCAACAGCGCCGCCAGAAAAAATGGCAGGCCATGCTGGATGGCCTGAAGACCGGCGACAAGGTGATCACCAGCGGCGGCCTGCGCGGCACGGTCATCGCGCTGAAAGAGGATGCGGTGCATCTGCGCGTGCCCCCGGACAATCTTCGCATCGAAGTTTCCAAATCATCTGTCGTCTCTCTTGCGCAAGGGGAAGAGAGTGAGAAGAAGTAG
- the mnmE gene encoding tRNA uridine-5-carboxymethylaminomethyl(34) synthesis GTPase MnmE, translating into MACAPTALSSGSPITIKAVNLDDTIVAVATPPGRGGIGVVRLAGPEARAIAGPMLRLASKVGGHELAPGRASFGELIDPATGERIDEVVATYFAKPHSYTTDDIVEISAHGAPVVLQHIVAIALQRGARLAEPGEFTMRAFLNGRLDLTQAEAVRDLIDSQTLFQAKVAAQQLEGALSKRLKPIKQKLVDLIAVLEAGVDFAEDDVSVLPGEEILKRIAAVREPLEELAQSFAYGKIVHEGLTLAIVGRPNVGKSSLFNRLVERERAIVTATPGTTRDLVSETVAIGGIPVRLVDTAGIRTAADEAESLGIQKSYEALAEADLVLVVLDASNLHPEEDAALQGRLENRSAIFVQNKSDLVKAPHLNKTAQAAPAAGNPAQLRTSAVTGEGISELREAILKQIAGDHGAQQESGMLTNVRHQGLVRDSLAALDAAVAAIRNSIPHEMLLLDLYNALRPLDAITGATTTDDILNLIFSSFCIGK; encoded by the coding sequence TTGGCTTGCGCCCCGACGGCGCTCTCATCCGGCTCACCCATTACAATCAAAGCCGTGAACCTCGACGATACCATCGTCGCCGTCGCCACCCCGCCCGGACGCGGCGGCATCGGGGTTGTGCGCCTGGCCGGACCCGAAGCGCGCGCCATCGCCGGACCCATGCTGCGGCTTGCTTCTAAAGTTGGAGGTCATGAACTTGCTCCCGGCCGCGCTTCGTTTGGCGAGTTGATTGACCCGGCCACAGGCGAACGTATTGATGAAGTCGTAGCCACCTATTTTGCCAAGCCCCACTCCTACACGACCGATGACATCGTAGAAATCTCCGCCCACGGCGCCCCTGTAGTTTTGCAGCACATTGTCGCCATTGCTTTGCAACGCGGAGCGCGCCTGGCCGAGCCCGGCGAGTTCACCATGCGCGCATTTCTCAACGGCAGGCTCGATCTCACTCAGGCTGAGGCCGTGCGCGACCTGATTGACTCGCAAACTCTCTTTCAGGCGAAAGTAGCGGCCCAGCAACTTGAGGGCGCACTCTCCAAACGGCTCAAACCGATCAAGCAAAAGCTGGTAGATTTAATCGCCGTGCTTGAAGCCGGAGTGGATTTCGCCGAGGATGATGTTTCCGTCTTGCCGGGAGAAGAAATCCTCAAACGCATTGCCGCCGTGCGCGAGCCCCTCGAAGAGCTGGCGCAGTCGTTTGCCTACGGCAAGATCGTTCATGAAGGGTTGACCTTGGCGATTGTAGGGCGTCCGAATGTGGGCAAATCCAGCCTCTTCAACCGGCTGGTGGAGCGCGAGCGCGCCATCGTGACCGCCACGCCCGGCACCACCCGTGACCTGGTGAGCGAGACGGTTGCCATTGGCGGCATCCCCGTGCGCCTGGTGGATACGGCCGGAATCCGCACAGCGGCTGACGAAGCAGAAAGCCTCGGCATTCAGAAATCTTACGAAGCCCTGGCCGAGGCCGATTTGGTGCTGGTAGTTTTGGATGCGAGCAACTTGCACCCGGAGGAAGATGCGGCCTTGCAGGGCCGCCTGGAAAACCGCTCTGCGATTTTCGTGCAGAACAAATCAGATTTGGTCAAAGCGCCACATTTAAACAAAACCGCACAGGCAGCGCCGGCCGCTGGAAATCCCGCGCAACTGCGCACCTCGGCGGTGACCGGGGAAGGAATCTCAGAACTGCGCGAGGCCATCCTGAAGCAAATCGCAGGCGATCACGGCGCCCAACAGGAAAGTGGCATGCTGACCAACGTCCGCCATCAAGGGCTGGTGCGCGATTCGCTCGCCGCGCTCGATGCCGCCGTGGCCGCGATCAGGAACTCTATCCCTCACGAGATGCTTCTGCTCGATCTCTACAATGCCTTGCGTCCGCTGGACGCCATCACTGGCGCCACCACAACGGATGACATTCTGAATTTGATCTTCAGCAGTTTCTGTATCGGCAAATGA
- a CDS encoding biopolymer transporter ExbD — MGIAKRDEGSKVNSNINVTPMVDVMLVLLIIFMVVTPMLQKGASVDMAKADNPIAMQDADKEDAVIVAVQRDGAIYLGNDRITMDQITNKVKDKLERKADKKVYVRADAHAKYGVVVDVVDNVRSAGVDQLGLLTEQNKSTTPPPPPSDATKKKTEPTT; from the coding sequence ATGGGAATTGCAAAAAGAGACGAAGGCAGCAAAGTCAACTCCAACATCAACGTGACCCCAATGGTGGACGTCATGCTGGTGCTGCTGATCATTTTCATGGTGGTGACCCCCATGCTTCAGAAGGGCGCCAGTGTGGACATGGCCAAGGCCGACAACCCGATTGCCATGCAAGATGCCGACAAGGAAGATGCTGTGATCGTGGCGGTACAACGCGATGGCGCGATTTACCTGGGCAACGACCGCATTACCATGGACCAGATCACCAACAAGGTGAAAGACAAGCTGGAGCGCAAGGCCGACAAGAAGGTGTATGTGAGAGCGGACGCTCACGCCAAATACGGTGTAGTTGTGGATGTGGTGGATAATGTCCGCTCCGCCGGCGTAGATCAGCTTGGTCTGCTGACGGAACAGAACAAGTCCACGACCCCGCCTCCTCCGCCGTCGGACGCCACGAAGAAGAAGACAGAGCCGACAACGTAA
- a CDS encoding tRNA guanosine(34) transglycosylase Tgt, translating to MSLSFQIEARCGEARAGRLITPHGEVETPVFMPCGTLGSVKGVPQEILEELGVEILLGNTYHLYLRPGAAQVRQLGGLHKFMSWERALLTDSGGFQVFSLSQLRKVSEEGVEFRSHLDGSTHMFTPESTMAAQISLGADIIMAFDECTEFPAERRRAQQSMELTVRWAERSKKHFEAHKHEVPWILSENREIPQGLKPASLAGFSARLKSCPDTKLREENVSEMSEIVSQKIVSGNSKLETGNCTQSLFGIVQGGIYTDLRKQSAEQIVAMDFPGYAIGGLSVGEPRALTEEVLHSTLPCLPKEKPRYVMGVGTPEEIVRYALMGVDMMDCVLPTRAARHGLLYTSEGKVNIKNARYAQDQSPLDPNCGCRVCARYTRAYLRHLYANGEVLAMVLNSIHNLAFYLDTMRRVRHSIRLGDISALHSAIQSRA from the coding sequence ATGTCGCTCTCTTTTCAAATCGAGGCCAGGTGCGGCGAGGCGCGTGCGGGCAGACTCATTACACCTCACGGTGAGGTGGAAACCCCGGTCTTCATGCCGTGCGGAACCCTGGGCTCGGTGAAGGGAGTGCCGCAGGAGATTCTGGAAGAGCTGGGTGTCGAGATTCTGCTGGGTAATACCTATCATTTATACCTGCGCCCCGGGGCTGCGCAGGTGCGGCAGCTTGGTGGCTTGCACAAGTTCATGTCCTGGGAGCGGGCCTTGCTGACCGATTCGGGAGGATTCCAGGTTTTCAGCCTGAGCCAACTGCGCAAGGTCAGCGAAGAGGGTGTGGAGTTTCGCTCGCATCTCGATGGCTCAACGCACATGTTCACTCCGGAGAGCACCATGGCGGCGCAGATTTCCCTGGGCGCCGATATCATCATGGCGTTCGATGAGTGCACTGAATTTCCCGCCGAGCGACGCCGCGCACAACAATCCATGGAGCTGACCGTGCGCTGGGCAGAGCGCAGCAAAAAACATTTTGAGGCGCACAAACATGAGGTTCCGTGGATATTGTCGGAGAACCGAGAAATCCCGCAGGGGCTAAAGCCCGCAAGCTTAGCGGGCTTTTCGGCACGACTAAAGTCGTGCCCTGATACAAAGCTCCGCGAAGAAAATGTGTCTGAGATGTCTGAGATAGTTTCTCAAAAGATAGTTTCTGGAAACTCGAAACTTGAAACTGGAAACTGCACGCAGTCCCTCTTCGGTATCGTGCAGGGCGGCATATACACAGATCTCCGGAAGCAATCGGCCGAGCAGATCGTCGCTATGGACTTCCCTGGCTACGCCATCGGCGGGTTGAGCGTGGGCGAGCCACGGGCGTTGACGGAAGAAGTCCTGCATTCCACCTTACCTTGCCTGCCCAAAGAAAAGCCCCGCTACGTCATGGGCGTAGGTACGCCTGAGGAGATTGTGCGCTATGCGCTCATGGGGGTGGACATGATGGATTGCGTGCTGCCCACACGCGCTGCCCGCCACGGGTTGCTCTATACCTCCGAGGGCAAGGTCAACATCAAGAATGCGCGTTATGCCCAGGACCAATCGCCGTTAGACCCCAATTGCGGATGCCGGGTCTGTGCCCGCTACACCCGCGCCTATCTGCGCCATCTGTATGCCAACGGAGAGGTGCTGGCCATGGTTCTGAACAGCATTCATAATCTAGCCTTCTATCTTGACACCATGCGCAGGGTGCGTCATTCTATAAGACTTGGGGATATCTCAGCGCTCCACTCTGCTATCCAGTCACGAGCCTGA
- the secD gene encoding protein translocase subunit SecD, producing MMQRNLLGKTAFIIAVLLIFVYGIFGIPQKWNGEGLKQALLDRIHLGLDLKGGTHLILQVMVNDAVNADSDVTTERLKESLNKNNVAYGEIYKPDPANHPEQIAIKGIPASAIANLRNNVLASYPQYDISTGADNSYLLTLKSTRVSEIKQQAVTQAIETIRQRVDALGVSEPLIEEHGLGNYQIVVQLPGVDPDRAITIIQSTAMLEVRGAIDQRVYPSEQEALQAHPGGLPPNAVLVHGSSIGARDTAPKDLVYVLNRSSVITGRDIRDAETSTKDTGAPIVNFYLTNDGGERFKAFTGAHVGDYMAIVLDNRVVEFATIKSEIGDSGLIEGGFTAETAKDLTIKLRSGALPAGIQILQKEIVGPSLGADSIRQGVTAAVIGMSVVMLFMLIYYRFSGINADLALILNLVILLGFLGFSGATLTLPGIAGVILTIGMGVDSNVLIFERIREELRNGKTPAAAVDQGFGKAWLTIIDTHVTTIVSAFILIIFGTGPVRGFAITLCFGLLANIFTAVFVSRVIFDAGLQRKERGEALSI from the coding sequence ATGATGCAGAGAAATTTACTCGGTAAAACAGCTTTTATCATCGCGGTCCTGCTCATTTTTGTTTATGGCATCTTCGGCATACCGCAAAAGTGGAATGGCGAAGGCCTGAAGCAGGCCCTGCTCGATCGCATTCACCTCGGCCTGGATTTGAAGGGCGGGACGCACCTGATTTTGCAGGTGATGGTGAATGATGCCGTAAATGCCGACTCGGATGTAACCACCGAACGGCTCAAAGAGTCGCTCAACAAGAACAATGTTGCTTATGGAGAGATTTATAAGCCCGACCCGGCCAATCATCCTGAGCAAATCGCCATCAAAGGCATCCCGGCCAGCGCCATCGCTAACCTTCGCAATAATGTTCTTGCCAGCTACCCGCAATATGACATCAGTACGGGCGCGGACAACAGCTACTTGCTTACCTTGAAGAGCACCCGGGTGAGCGAAATCAAACAACAGGCCGTAACCCAGGCCATTGAGACCATTCGCCAGCGCGTGGATGCTCTGGGCGTGAGCGAACCGTTAATCGAAGAGCACGGTTTGGGAAATTATCAGATTGTGGTCCAGCTTCCGGGAGTGGATCCGGACCGCGCCATAACCATTATTCAGTCCACCGCCATGCTGGAAGTCCGCGGAGCCATTGATCAGCGGGTTTATCCTTCTGAACAAGAAGCGCTGCAGGCGCACCCCGGCGGCCTGCCTCCCAATGCGGTCCTGGTTCACGGCAGCAGCATCGGGGCACGGGACACAGCACCCAAAGATTTAGTCTATGTTCTGAATCGCAGCTCGGTGATTACCGGCCGCGATATCCGCGATGCTGAGACTTCAACCAAGGATACCGGCGCACCCATCGTCAATTTTTACCTTACCAATGATGGAGGCGAGCGCTTCAAAGCCTTCACCGGCGCCCATGTAGGCGATTACATGGCCATCGTGCTGGATAATCGCGTGGTTGAGTTTGCCACCATTAAGTCGGAAATTGGAGATTCTGGATTGATCGAGGGAGGCTTCACCGCAGAGACCGCTAAAGACCTCACCATCAAGCTGCGCTCCGGTGCGCTGCCTGCGGGAATCCAAATTCTGCAAAAGGAGATTGTGGGTCCGTCGTTGGGCGCGGACTCCATCCGCCAGGGCGTGACCGCAGCGGTGATAGGCATGTCGGTGGTGATGCTCTTCATGCTTATCTATTACCGGTTCTCTGGAATCAATGCCGACCTGGCGCTGATTCTGAATCTAGTGATTCTGCTCGGGTTCCTGGGCTTCAGCGGCGCTACACTGACTTTGCCCGGCATTGCCGGCGTTATCCTGACCATTGGTATGGGCGTAGATTCTAACGTGCTCATCTTCGAGCGCATTCGGGAAGAGCTGCGCAATGGTAAAACCCCGGCTGCAGCCGTGGACCAGGGTTTCGGCAAGGCCTGGCTCACAATCATTGATACGCACGTGACCACGATTGTTTCTGCCTTCATTCTGATCATATTTGGCACCGGGCCGGTGCGCGGATTTGCAATTACCCTGTGCTTTGGTCTGCTGGCCAATATTTTTACCGCGGTCTTCGTCTCGCGCGTAATTTTTGACGCCGGCCTGCAACGCAAGGAGCGGGGTGAAGCATTAAGTATCTAA
- a CDS encoding DUF1003 domain-containing protein, whose product MAADLALLAEVPLFQLLDEEERKTLAELVDVRNFDKGAIVFAYGDSGDALYIVRRGSVQVYVEDCTGDTIILSENLSGDVFGEISLLDGGPRTATAVATDDTETLVMDRGDLLDLITRHPHAAMDLLGVMGRRLRATDELLRTHVSRNLNLEEEERLTLGQHIADRVASFGGSWTFIISFGVVLLAWVGLNVYLTVQGARHGLAPEKATFDPYPFILLNLFLSMLAALQAPVIMMSQNRQAAKDRLKGDLDYEVNLKAELEVAQLHHKADRIYEEMQANFARLHKTNGSALENPRGTKV is encoded by the coding sequence ATGGCTGCTGATCTGGCCCTCCTGGCGGAGGTGCCTTTATTCCAACTGCTCGACGAAGAAGAACGCAAGACTCTGGCCGAACTGGTTGACGTCCGCAACTTTGATAAAGGCGCAATCGTTTTTGCCTACGGCGACTCCGGTGACGCGCTTTATATTGTCCGCCGTGGCAGTGTGCAGGTTTACGTGGAGGACTGCACCGGCGACACCATCATCCTCTCAGAGAATCTCAGCGGCGATGTCTTCGGTGAAATCTCGTTGCTCGATGGCGGTCCCCGCACCGCAACCGCGGTTGCCACCGACGATACTGAGACTCTTGTCATGGATCGCGGAGACCTGCTCGACCTCATAACCCGGCACCCGCACGCCGCCATGGACCTGCTCGGCGTCATGGGCCGCCGCCTGCGCGCGACCGATGAACTGCTGCGCACTCACGTCTCGCGCAACCTGAACCTGGAAGAAGAAGAGCGCCTTACCCTGGGCCAGCACATTGCCGACCGCGTGGCCAGCTTCGGCGGATCGTGGACCTTCATCATCTCTTTCGGCGTCGTATTGCTGGCTTGGGTAGGATTGAATGTCTATTTGACCGTACAAGGAGCGCGACACGGGCTCGCGCCTGAGAAGGCCACCTTCGATCCTTATCCATTCATCCTGCTGAACCTTTTTCTCTCCATGCTGGCGGCGCTGCAGGCGCCGGTCATTATGATGTCGCAAAACCGGCAGGCCGCCAAAGACCGCCTCAAAGGCGACCTGGATTATGAAGTAAACCTCAAGGCGGAACTCGAAGTCGCCCAGCTCCATCACAAAGCAGACCGCATTTACGAAGAGATGCAGGCCAACTTCGCTCGCTTGCACAAAACCAACGGAAGCGCGCTGGAGAACCCCAGGGGAACGAAAGTTTAA
- a CDS encoding isoprenylcysteine carboxylmethyltransferase family protein, with translation MTDLISNAFTALWIIFFAYWLISALRLKAVKTQESMGSRIVYQAPLWAAWILLFTHSSLWGVLGRRLWPQSLLVAVTGLILTALGIAFAFWARYSLGQNWSSKVTIKVEHELIRNGPYAYVRHPIYTGILLALDGTALAIGEWRAVIAVALVWIAFYTKARVEEKMLAQEFGAAFEEHRRRTGFFLPRLIS, from the coding sequence ATGACTGACCTGATTAGTAATGCTTTTACCGCGCTTTGGATCATTTTTTTCGCGTATTGGCTGATTTCAGCTTTGCGTTTGAAGGCGGTCAAGACGCAAGAGTCCATGGGCTCGCGAATTGTGTATCAGGCGCCGCTGTGGGCAGCATGGATACTGCTCTTCACGCACTCCTCGCTCTGGGGAGTACTCGGACGAAGGCTTTGGCCTCAGAGTCTACTCGTAGCGGTAACGGGACTTATTCTCACTGCCCTTGGCATTGCTTTTGCTTTTTGGGCGCGCTACAGCCTGGGCCAAAATTGGAGCAGCAAGGTCACCATCAAGGTAGAGCATGAACTGATTCGCAACGGCCCCTACGCCTACGTGCGCCATCCTATCTATACCGGGATCCTGTTGGCTCTGGATGGAACTGCATTAGCTATCGGAGAATGGCGCGCCGTGATTGCAGTCGCGCTGGTTTGGATTGCGTTCTACACAAAAGCCCGCGTTGAAGAAAAGATGCTGGCGCAGGAATTTGGCGCTGCCTTCGAAGAGCACCGCCGGCGCACCGGTTTCTTTTTGCCGCGGCTTATCTCCTAA
- a CDS encoding MotA/TolQ/ExbB proton channel family protein, producing the protein MFLVNVASLMFTHVAAFGMWMFQEGQQQVAGFDNPLALWGAMGWFARIIVIILFAMSAISIGVMIDRAFAFSAARKQSRSFAPAVAGALREGKIDEAIRVAERNKKSHLAKVVTAGLQEFKAHTESSDIPGEEIEASKRALERAEAIVHAELKRGLGGLATIGSTAPFVGLLGTVAGILNAFIGISTSKATGLAAVAGGIAEALVTTAIGLFVAIPAVWMFNYFTNKVEAFDVEMDNSSSELIDYFLKRSGKMRK; encoded by the coding sequence ATGTTTCTCGTTAATGTTGCAAGTTTAATGTTCACCCATGTTGCCGCTTTCGGCATGTGGATGTTCCAGGAGGGCCAGCAGCAGGTGGCTGGATTCGATAACCCACTGGCACTATGGGGCGCCATGGGCTGGTTTGCCCGCATCATCGTCATCATTCTGTTTGCCATGTCGGCAATTTCAATCGGCGTGATGATTGACCGGGCGTTTGCTTTCAGCGCTGCCCGCAAGCAGTCGCGTTCGTTCGCCCCGGCCGTGGCCGGTGCGTTGCGTGAAGGCAAAATTGACGAAGCCATTCGCGTGGCCGAGCGCAACAAGAAGAGCCATCTGGCAAAAGTTGTGACGGCGGGGCTGCAGGAATTCAAGGCCCACACCGAATCTTCTGACATTCCCGGTGAAGAAATCGAGGCTTCCAAGCGCGCCCTGGAGCGTGCCGAAGCCATTGTGCACGCCGAATTGAAGCGCGGCCTGGGTGGATTGGCCACCATCGGGTCCACTGCCCCGTTCGTGGGGTTGCTGGGCACCGTGGCCGGCATTCTGAACGCGTTTATCGGAATTTCAACTTCAAAGGCAACTGGTTTGGCGGCTGTGGCCGGCGGTATCGCTGAAGCCCTGGTCACTACGGCCATCGGACTGTTCGTGGCCATTCCCGCGGTCTGGATGTTTAACTACTTCACCAATAAAGTAGAAGCATTCGACGTCGAGATGGACAACAGCTCCAGCGAGTTGATTGACTACTTCCTGAAGCGCAGCGGCAAAATGCGCAAGTAA
- a CDS encoding energy transducer TonB has protein sequence MFEDSLIESSGRLKTKRGWTTSFATVLLLLVIFTLCLIPLIYTEVLPKQIIATFLVAPPPPPPPPPPMAVIKVTKIETELENGALRTPTKIPEKIKIVKEEEAPPAAAAGFVPGGVTGGVPGGGMGGVIGSLIGGTGSVPKVTLNRVRVSGGVVEGNLIHKVVPPYPPLAKTARIQGTVVLHAIISKQGNVENLNVISGHPMLVQSALDAVKQWKYRPYILNGEPVEVETTVTVNFNLTGGA, from the coding sequence ATGTTTGAAGATAGCCTGATTGAATCGTCGGGTAGACTAAAAACCAAGCGCGGTTGGACGACATCATTCGCCACAGTCCTGCTGCTTCTTGTGATCTTTACCCTCTGTCTGATTCCGCTGATCTACACAGAAGTACTACCTAAGCAAATCATAGCGACATTCCTGGTGGCACCGCCGCCGCCTCCACCGCCACCGCCGCCAATGGCAGTCATCAAAGTAACGAAAATTGAGACCGAGTTGGAAAACGGCGCGTTGCGCACCCCCACCAAGATCCCTGAGAAAATCAAGATCGTGAAGGAAGAGGAAGCGCCACCTGCCGCCGCCGCGGGCTTTGTGCCCGGCGGAGTTACCGGCGGAGTCCCGGGTGGTGGTATGGGTGGAGTTATTGGCAGCCTGATCGGCGGCACCGGTAGCGTTCCCAAAGTCACTTTGAACCGCGTGCGCGTGTCGGGCGGTGTTGTAGAAGGCAACCTGATTCACAAAGTGGTGCCTCCGTATCCGCCGCTGGCCAAGACGGCCCGTATTCAGGGCACGGTCGTGTTGCATGCCATCATCAGCAAGCAGGGTAACGTGGAGAACCTGAATGTGATCAGTGGCCACCCCATGCTCGTGCAATCAGCTTTGGATGCCGTCAAGCAGTGGAAGTACAGACCGTATATTTTGAACGGCGAGCCGGTTGAGGTAGAGACGACGGTCACCGTCAACTTTAACCTGACGGGTGGAGCATAG